Genomic window (Candidatus Obscuribacterales bacterium):
GCCTCCAACGGGTCATCACTAAAGGCCTGAAAGATGTCGGATAGCACCACATTGGAAAAGAGAAACCCCTCGGGATCGCTCAGTCGCACCCGTGGCGGTTGTGGACGCCCTTCTCCTTGGTGGCTGTGGTGTTCCGACTCTAGCACAGGTGCCCATTCGATCCATCCTGTATCCGTATAAGTCATGAGGAACCGCCAAAGATGCTCCACCAATCCTAAACCAAATAAACGAACCATCGTCTTGAACTCTAAACCTTCTGCTAGCCGTAGCCCTAGCATGACGGTTTCCAAAAAGGTATCTTGCACTGGATCAATGGGCACATCCAATTGCCCTGGATGAATGGGTAAACCTTTGACCCATTCAAAATAAGCGCTGCGGGTACGAGGACGGGTGTAGCGCTGGTGGTGGATATAGCTGGCGGCTCCCATGCCAAAGCCATAGTAAGGTTGATTGCGCCAATATACGCCATTGTGTTGGCAAGCGTAGCCTGGCTGGGCATAGTTAGAAATTTCGTAGTGCTCAAACCCTGCTGCCGTTAACCGCTGTTGCGCCAGGCGATAGAGATCGGCGGCGACCTGATCGCTCGGTAGGGGCGACTCACCCGGCTGGTACCAGCGGCTAAAGGCGGTCTGCGGTTCGACAATCAGGTCGTAGATTGAAAGATGGGTGGGTTGGAGGGCGATCGCTCTCTGAAGAGACTCTTCCCAGGTTGCGGCGGTTTGGTGGGGCAGCCCTGAGATTAAATCAAGGCTGATGTTGGTGAAACCAGTTTGGCGCAAGGTGTCTATGGCTCGATCAATATCGGCTGGCGTATGGGTGCGGCCGCAGGCCTGCAGCAAGTCAAGCTGGAAGGCTTGGACGCCTAGACTGACCCGATTGATCCCCGCTGCTTGGTAGCCCCTAGCTTTGGCTGGATTGATGGTGTCGGGATCAATTTCTATAGAGATTTCCGCACCGGTAGCTATGCCAAACTGCTGGTTCAAAGCGTTTAAAATCTGCTGAACCTGCTCTGGTTCGAGCAAGGAGGGGGTGCCGCCACCGAAGAAAACGCTGGTGAGGGGGCGATCGCCTGGGGTGTGGGCAATTTCTTGGCAGAGGGGGTCAAGGTAATCTGCGATCGCTCTAAATCCAGCATTAGAGCCAGTCTGCCGGGCTAGGGGAGGGCGATCGCCTACAATGGATACGGGAAAATCGCAGTAATAGCAGCGTCGCCGACAAAAGGGAATATGCACATAGGCGGCTGTTGGAACTGCCCTGCTCAACGGGCTAGATAGGTGAGCCTCTAAGCGATCGCCGGTCTTTTGCATTCGTACGCCAGTGTGGTAATCCAACAAACGGTTTTGACCCTGAGAGATATAATGAACCTGTAAATGGCAGTCCTGTTGCGCATCTGACCATTTACCCTAACATCTGCAACCTTGGGCAGCTAGGAGCATCTTTGGCATCCCTAGAGCGATCGCCCTAAGGTCAACTTCTCATACTACCTGCTGCCTCCGCTCCCCTAGCTCCGCTACAGCTTAGTAGGTACATTCCTGCTATGGATTGTCCTAGAGTCTCCTATCCATACATTGTCATATATCATCCCATCGACTAGATTCTAGTCTGCTTCTTACTATGATTGATGCTGTCATTATCTTATCGTTCATTCTAGCTGGGGTCGGGATCGGGTTTTATAGCGTTGATCTTCTACCCGATACGGCCCTACAGCAAGTTACCAACGTAGAAGGGTTGAGCTTGGTCATCTCTGCCTTTGGTGCAATCATTGGCTTTGCCGTTGGCTTAGTCACCCAAACAGGATACCGCCGCATTGAGCGCCAAATCCGCGAAATGCCGGTGGATATGCTCATTAGCCGATCCCTGGGGCTCGTATTAGGGCTGTTGGTGGCCAACCTGATGTTGGCACCCCTGTTCCTACTGCCCATTCCCACTGACTTTGCTTTTATCAAACCCCTCACCGCCGTCTTGGCGAGCGTCATGTTTGCTTTCTCAGGGGTCAACCTGGCGGATGCCCATGGTCGCACATTACTGCGCTTGATTAATCCCCAAAGTGTTGAAAGCATGTTGGTGGCTGAAGGCACCCTCAAACCTGCGACGACTAAGGTTTTGGATACCAGTTCTATTATTGATGGACGGATTGAAGACTTGCTCAGCACCAGTTTTCTGGAAGGGCAACTGCTCGTACCGCAGTTTGTCTTACTGGAACTGCAGCAGGTTGCCGATGCGTCCAATGACCAAAAACGGGTGCGTGGTCGGCGGGGCTTGGATATTCTCAACCGCATTCAAGCTAATTACCCAGAGCGCATTGTCATCCACCCTGCGGACTATGACGATGTTGCTACGGTGGATGCTAAGTTGGTGCGCCTAGCTCAAGAAATTAACGGTACTCTACTGACCAACGACTACAACCTGAATAAAGTCGCGAGTCTGCAAAAGGTTGAGGTGCTCAATATCAATGACCTGGCTCAGGCGATGCGTCCTAACTATCTACCCGGCGACTACATTAATATCAAAATTCTCAAGCCTGGGAAGGAACCTGAGCAGGGTGTTGGATATCTCAACGACGGCACCATGGTCGTTGTGGAAGAGGGCAGCGAGTACGTGGGTGATGAACTAACGGTGGTGGTCACGGGGGCGTTACAAACCTCTGCCGGCCGCATGATCTTTGCTCGTCCTGAGGCCTCGGTGATCGCCTAGGTGCGCATCTCTCCCTTGCTACTCATGAACGCTGCTGTCGGGCATGGTGGCTCCGGTCAAAATCGCATTTGTGAGATTGGTGCTGCTGAGTTCTGCTCGTACGAAGCTGGCATCGGTGAGATCCGTATTCGTCAAGTCAGCCCGAGCCAAGTAGGCATCGGTTAAATTAGCATCCCGTAGGGTAGAGCCTCGCAGGTTGGCGCGGCTGAGATCAGCACGGCTGAGTTTAGCTGCATTCAAGTTGACCTTAGCCATGTGAGCCCGGACAAGTTGGGTGTCGGGCATCAGGGCTCCGCGAGCATCAGCTCCGGCCATGTCCACATCGGTGAGGATGGCGCGCTCCAGCTTGGTGTTGATTAAGGTAGCTCCGCGCAGAATGGCATTGCTCAGGTTTGCTTCGGTGAGGAAGGCTCCTTTGAGGTTGGCTCCGGCCAAATCGGTTTCCCGTAGATCGGCACCCCGTAGGGTGGCTTCGCTTAAATCGGCTCCCCGCAGGTCAACCCGGGCTAGATCTGCGCCGGTGAGATTGGCTCCCCGCAGATCTGCTCCCCGCAGGTTGGCTCCCCGCAGGTTGGCGCTATAGTGGCGGTTTTCTTCCCGTAGGTTGGCTCCGCGTAAACAGGCACCGCTGAGGTTTGCGCCGCTGAGGTTAGTATTACGCAAATCCGCGTCAATTAAATTGGCATTGAGGAGATTGGCCAAGGTGAGGTCGGCACTCCGCAAGTCTGCCCCTTGCAGCAGGGCCCCGTGGAGATCCGCATCATGGAGATTTGCGCCTACGAGGTCGGCTTGGTTGAGGTTTGCTCCACTCAGATCGGCTCCAGTTAGGTTGCTACTGGTGAATTTAGCTCGATTCAGGTAGGCGAAAATCAACAGGGAACTGTGGAGATCAGCGCGGGAGAACTGAATGCCAATGAGATCTGCCCCGCTCAAATTCTGCCCGCTGAGGTTCTCGCCGTTAAAGTTTGTTTCGCCTGCTGTGTAGCGAGCTATGAGGTCTTGTCTGTTCATAGAATGTGGACGGTCAGGAGTTTGGGCAATGGGTCAAGAGGAGGCTTAGTTCAGCTATCATCGAGGGTATCGATGGGTCAGGAGGAGGCTTAGTCCCAGCTATCGTCTTGTATGAGGGTATCGACATAGGAGGGTGGGCTAGCCAGTAGACCGGTGACATCAACTTCGTTCGTATTGACCCCGGTGATTTCATGGGCGGGCGGACTAGCGCGTAGACCGGTGGCATCAGCTTCGTTAGCATTGACCTCCGTAACCTCGGCTTCGTAGTGCCCCATCTGTTTCAGGGCAGCGGCACTGTTGGGGAAGCGATCGTAGATGGGTTTAATGGCGCGCAGGACGGCGCTGGCGGTCTGGGTATAGTGTTGCCCGTCGGCTTGCTGGCTAGCTATGCCTCGCAAACGTTGGTCGATTTGCTCGAAGGATGGGTAGGACAGGATTAATTCCTTAAGAAGGTTACCCAGTTCCTGCGATCGCACCATTTGAATCCCTTGACTCAGGTCGGCGATGGGTTCGCGTAGGCAGAAGAAAATCAGCAGCTTGGCCCGCAGGGGATTGGTGTATTTCATCACCTCCAATCGCAGGTCAAACATGGCATCGAGGATCTGCGAGGTATCGATGGTCTGGGCTGGTGTTGATGGATCTGCTGTGGCTGGGGTGGGGAAGACAATATGGGTGACGGGCGGGGGCGATCGCTTGGGATCTGGCGACGCCGCCGGTTCGACCATCCGGGTGCTGGGCTGGTGGTCTGTATATAGAGGTTGAAAGGCTTCTAGAATCATGTGCAGCACCCGTTGGTAAACCGCTTGGCGATTGAGGGTGTGGACAATGCTGCTGAGAATGGTCGTAAGACTGTCGAGGGTTGGAGCCAGGCTATGTAAATGTTCTACCAGGTATAGCAGGGAGAACTGGTTTAGCAACGAGAGGTCATTTTGCCAGGAATTTTTGCAGGCACAGAACAGCAGTTTCTTGACCCGCAGGGCATCGTCGCTCTGCTCCAAGGATTGCACAACGACGTGATACTGAGAACGGCTGGACGCTGGTTCTTGGGGCTGCTCAATCAGATATAGCGCATTAAAATGCTTCATGATGGCATTGGCCACCAAGGTATATTCTGCCTGTTTGTTCAGGGTACTGACAATTTTATAGAGATGCGATCGCAGATGCTCTAAGGTTGGGGCGATTGTCCATAATTGCTCGACTAACTGACGGAGCGACACCTGACTTAAGCGTTGAGGACTGGTTTCCCATGCACCTGTGCAGGCATATACCATCAGCTTTTTAATTCGAGCAGGATCGGGTTCACGCTGTAGCCCTTTCACTGCGTCGTCAATTACTGATAACACAATCATGCTGAAGCCTAGCTGAAGGAATCGAGTGGTTGGTAGGCGAACAGAGTAGGCGATCGCCATGTCACTCTGTCCTAGAGTTCCCTATCCCGTAGCTCGGGCAACAGGATCGAGGTAACTAGGCTGTAACCTGGCTATTCACCTAGTGTGGAAGACCTGGGGAGAAACTACCGATTGAGCCCACCTGATTCCTCAAATCATCGCATTGCGGCTGCTCCGGTGCCTACAATCGATACGTAGGGCTGCGTAAAGTATCGTTGCGCAACGTCTTGAGTTATATCGGCGGTGATCGATGCAACATGCTGCTGAAACTGTTGATCAAACTCAATCCCTAGCCCTAGGGTTTCATACCAGCCAAAAATTTGCGCGAGTTGAGCATTGGTTTGCTTACCAAGGGCGTACTGCCCTAGCAGCTTGTTTTTGGCTGCCTGCAGCTCCTCGTTTGACAAGCGGCGTTGCATCAATCGCGTTACTTCTTGCTGGAGACCATCGAGAGCTGTGGCGGTATTTATTGGTGCTGTGCCAAGATACACCACAAACTGAGATTGATTTAAACGAGTGGGATAGAAGGCAGAGACTTCGTAGGCAAGTCCGCGTTTTTCCCGTAGTTCGACGAAAAGGCGACTGGACAGGCCATTACCTAGGTAGGTATTGAGAACTTTGAGGGCTAGGTAGTCGGCAGAATGCACAGAGGGGGTGAGATGACCCACCATGACGATGGTTTGTTGCGTTTCTTCCGGGATGATGGATGTCTCACCCATGGGCACCAGTTTGGGTACATCCGGGTGGATGAGCGGCAGAACGTCGTTGTGATCGTGGGGTAGATGCCAGTCGCCGAAATATTTATCGACAAGGGCGATCGCGTCATCCGGGGCAATGCGTCCGGTAATGCTCACCACAATATTATCAGGACGGAAGTAGGTGTGGTGGTAGTTCTGTAAATGCTCACGGCTGAGGTTGGCAACGGTTGCCTCGGTTCCCAGAATAGGGTTGGCGTAGGGATGTCCTGGATACATCATCTGCCGCAGTTGTCGCTGGGCGACGGCGAAGGGCTGTTCCTGCATGGATCGCAACCCCTGCAGGGCTAGGCGGCGTTCTAGCTCCACTTCGGCGTCGGGAAAGCTGGGCGATCGCAGGAGTTCTGAGCCTAGGGCTAGCACTTCTGGAAAGTCGTGGGAAACGGTCTTAAAGCTCAGCAAGCAATAGTCGGCGGTGGCATCGGTGCCGAGGCTAGCTCCCACAGACTCCACTCGGTCAGCAATCTCGTGGGCAGAGAAGCGATCGGTGCCCTTGGTCAAAACGGCGGATAGTAGGTGAGAGATACCGGATTCTTGGGGCGATTCGCACACGCCTCCTGCTCTAATAAAAATACGGCAAGCAATAATATCTGCCGCTGGATTTTCGACCGCTAAGACTACCATGCGGTTACCGAGTACCGCCCGATTTACCGTGCGGGTATGGAGCGTATGGGCAAATTGTTGAGTAATTGACATAAATTCACTCGGCAAACAGGAAGGAGGCAGTTGGCAGTTAACAGTGGGCGTAACAGAGGGCAGTATGCCATATCTCGTACCCTAAGGGCTCGCTGGCAGGAGATGCATGGCAAACGACAGGGGATGCCCAGTCTCACCTCTAGGACATTCAAATTGCTGTAGCCAAGGTTGGTTGGGGTGCAATCTGGTGCTGGTTGAGTGTTGTGGTGAGACAGGCGATCGCTTCGTTGCACCCTAAAAGAGACCTGATGGTTGTGTCCGTCATGGCGGACACCGCCTGTATGGGATAGACCTTAGTCTGGCAGTAATACCACGGAGGCGTAACGGTAGGGCGAGAGGTACTGTCTGGCTAGATATTGCAGGTCATGTGGGGACAGTTGTTTGACTTGGGCAGGATAGGTGACCGCAAGGGTGGCATCGGCAATGGTGTGGTAGTAGCCGTAGAGCCCGGCAAGCTGGCTGGCGGTTTCGGTGGAGAAGGCGTAGTCGTTGCACATTAGCCGTTTACACCGATTCAGTTCTAGGGGCGTAATCGGTAAAGACGCTAACTCTGAGAGGCGATCGCCAATGGTTGCCTCTACGCGTTCCACATGCTCTGGATCGAGCCAAGCGGTGATGGTGAATAAACTCGAATCATGCTGCAGCGAAAAACTGCTGTCGATGTCTTGTACCCATTGGCGTTCTTCCCGGAGTTCTCGCACCAACCGCGAAGACTGCCCACCGGCCAGCAGCGCTGCTAGTAGGTCTAGCCCGTAGCTACTTTGTAGTTGATCGACACCGGGGCCCACCCAAGCCATCATCAGCCGAGCTTGCTCTAAGCGCGGCAAAGAGAGACGCTGGCGGCAAACTGCCTCCATGGGCGGATCGGCGTGGATGGTGGGGGCAGAAACGAGCGATCGCTCTGGAAAGGTCTGGAAGGCCGCATAGACTTGATCGAGGGCTTCCGCCTGGGAGAGATTGCCCACGATCACCACGGTCATGTTCTCGGGCTGGTAGTAGGCACGATGAAACTGGCGCATGTCTTGGGGCGATCGCGCCATCAGTTCATCCACATCACCCAGGATGGGTCTCCCGTAGGGATGTTGAGGATAGGCGGCTGCCAGCAGCGTCTGGAAGCCGATCCAATCTGGATCATCGTAGGCTTGGCGAATTTCTTCCAGCACCACCTGCCGTTCCATCTCAAACTCGCCCTGGGGAATGGTGGCATGGAGTAAAAGATCGGCTAGGAGGGGAAGTGCCTCGGGCAGGTGCTCTGCGGTGGTATTAATAAAAAAGTGCGCATAATCATGGCTGGTGGCTGCGTTGGTGATGCCTCCACAGCGCTCGATGATGGCATCAAACTGTCCTGGCTGGATGCGATCGGTGCCCTTGAAGATCATGTGCTCCAGAAAATGGGCCATGCCAAACCAAGGCGTGGGTTCAGCGATCGCCCCGGCCCGCACCCATACATCGACCGTGACAACAGATGAAGCGGGCAGGTCTTGATGGATAACGGTGAGCCCGTTGGGTAGTTGATAGATTAAACCGGGAAATGGATGGGAAGTTGATGGTGGAATCGTGACTTGCAACTGAGCCCCTATACTGACGCATTCAACGGTTTATCTATACTAGCGCTTCTTGTTCCTTTGGCTTGGCGTCGTTGTTAAAGGTTGCTAAAGCTATGGGGGATGGCTGGTCATCCACCGATGGGGGTGAGGGAAATCTAGGGATAATCTTCTATGAGGTTGTGAAGATCTCTTGTCTATCCCGTTCCAACTTTCTGGGTGAACATCGTACCGTAGAAATAGAAATCCTAGAACTAAAAGGCGATCGCCCCTTGGCTTGATCCATGCCTAATTTGTCCACCTTACATCCAGCTCGCACTCTATGGCCGTTCCATCCCTAACTCCTCTCCCTGTCCATCGCTCTCGGATTCGTTCATCGATTCAAGCGCTGCAGCCCCAGCTAGTAGACTGGCGGCGTACCCTACACCAGCAGCCTGAACTGGCGTTTCATGAACAGCGCACCGCTCAGGTGATTGCTCAGCAGCTTCAGGCTTGGGGGATCGAGCATCAGACGGAGGTTGCCCAAACGGGGGTTGTGGCGGTTATTCAAGGCGATCGCCCTGGGCCAGTGCTGGCCATTCGTGCTGACATGGATGCCCTGCCCATTCAGGAAGCCAATGAGGTGCCCTACCGCTCCCAGCGAGAGGGGGTGATGCATGCCTGTGGTCATGATGGCCATGTGGCGATCGCGCTGGGAACGGCGTTTTACCTGGCCCAGCACCGGGCCCAGTTGGCCGGCACCGTGAAGATTTTGTTTCAACCGGCGGAGGAGGGCCCCGGCGGAGCCAAGCCGATGATTGAGGCTGGGGCATTAGAGAATCCGCGTCCTGATGCGATCATTGGCTTGCACTTATGGAATAATTTGCCCCTGGGAACGGTGGGGGTGCGCAGTGGTGCCATGATGGCGGCGGTAGAACTGTTTGACTGCATGATTCAAGGGCGGGGTGGCCATGGAGCCATGCCCCACCAAACGGTGGATGCGCTGATTGTGGGTGCCCAGGTGGTGAATGCTCTGCAGACGATTGTGTCCCGCAATCTCGATCCCCTCACCTCCGGGGTGGTGACGGTGGGGAGTTTCCATGCGGGCAAAGCCCACAACGTCATCGCCCATCGAGCTGAACTGAGCGGTACGGTGCGCTACTTTGACCCGGCTCTGGATGGCTTTTTTGGCAAACGGATCGATGATGTGATTGCTGGGGTCTGCCACAGCCATAGTGCCACTTATGAGCTGAACTACTGGCAGCTCTACCCAGCGGTGATCAATGATGGAGCGATCGCTGACCTAGTGCGATCGGTGGCAGAACAGGTGGTGGAACCGGGGCTGGGGGTGGTGCCCAACTGCCAGACCATGGGCGGTGAAGATATGTCCTTTTTCCTACAGCAGGTGCCCGGCTGCTACTTCTTTTTGGGATCGGCAAATCCTAGCCTAGACCTGGCCTATCCTCACCACCATCCCCGCTTTGACTTTGACGAAACGGCCCTGAGTATGGGCGTTGAAATCTTTATCCGTTGCGTGGAACGCTTCTGCTCTTCTGCCTTGGGGTAGGATGATTCTAGGCGACTTGTGTACCTACGCTGATTGACGGACAAAACTCCTGTGATCTTGCTTCTCTCGTAGGTTGGGTTAGCGTCAGCGTAACCCAACAGAATCTAAGCTGGTACTGGGTGTAACCTTGCTCAACCTAGCCTAAGCAAAATGATTTGTCCGTCAACCAGGTGCCTACGATATTTTGATCATTTTCCTGGGCGATCGCCCCTCGTTCTTCATATGTGAGCCATGCTGAATCCAGATCCCGAAATTCGTCGGTTGCTCGATCTCATGCCAGCCTCTGGGCGCATGGTTACCAAACTGGTCAGCCGCCCGGAGCAGTCAGCGGTGGTGGACGTGACCTTTCCTCTGCCTTGGCACCGCACCCGTCCGATCAGCGTGAATTTTGATCTATGGGGACAGCTTTCTCGCCCCCAGCGCGATCTCATGCTGCTACGTACCGTTGCTTGGCTGACGTCCATTCGCTGGTTCCAGCCCAGCATCTACCAAGGCCTCGTGCTGGCGGGCGCGGTGGGTACGTTGATTGAACTGAGTCAGGGGGATGCGATCGGTGCGGTGACGGCCGGAGGGTTGACGGTCTTGGCTGGCACGCAAATTTGGCGGGGAAGTCGTAGCCCTCAACTGGAGCTGGAGGCGGATGAAGCGGCCCTAAGGGTGGCCCAGCGCCGGGGCTATACAGAGCCGGAGGCCGCCCGCCATTTGGTGGATGCCATTGAGGTGGTGGCGGCCATCGAGCGCCGTCCAGGGTTAGATTTTACCGAGCTGCTGCGTTGTCAAAACCTGCGGGCGATCGCTGGTAGTTCGTCCATGGGCGTTCCTGACCCCATGCGGCGATCGCTCAACCGTTAACCGGCTCTAGGTGAACCGACTCTAGATCCTTAGCGTGATCAAGAAAGTTAACCTGAAGATCTTGCCAGACCTGATCGATCAGATCCGGTGCATTGCTGTCAAACCAATGAATTCGCTGATCGGCCCGAAACCAGGTGCGCTGCCGTTTGGCAAACTGGCGGGTATGCATCGCAATTAAATGTTGAGCCTCGGGGAGCGACGTGGTGCCTGCGAGG
Coding sequences:
- the hemW gene encoding radical SAM family heme chaperone HemW, producing MQKTGDRLEAHLSSPLSRAVPTAAYVHIPFCRRRCYYCDFPVSIVGDRPPLARQTGSNAGFRAIADYLDPLCQEIAHTPGDRPLTSVFFGGGTPSLLEPEQVQQILNALNQQFGIATGAEISIEIDPDTINPAKARGYQAAGINRVSLGVQAFQLDLLQACGRTHTPADIDRAIDTLRQTGFTNISLDLISGLPHQTAATWEESLQRAIALQPTHLSIYDLIVEPQTAFSRWYQPGESPLPSDQVAADLYRLAQQRLTAAGFEHYEISNYAQPGYACQHNGVYWRNQPYYGFGMGAASYIHHQRYTRPRTRSAYFEWVKGLPIHPGQLDVPIDPVQDTFLETVMLGLRLAEGLEFKTMVRLFGLGLVEHLWRFLMTYTDTGWIEWAPVLESEHHSHQGEGRPQPPRVRLSDPEGFLFSNVVLSDIFQAFSDDPLEAPYRETAESAV
- a CDS encoding PIN/TRAM domain-containing protein, coding for MIDAVIILSFILAGVGIGFYSVDLLPDTALQQVTNVEGLSLVISAFGAIIGFAVGLVTQTGYRRIERQIREMPVDMLISRSLGLVLGLLVANLMLAPLFLLPIPTDFAFIKPLTAVLASVMFAFSGVNLADAHGRTLLRLINPQSVESMLVAEGTLKPATTKVLDTSSIIDGRIEDLLSTSFLEGQLLVPQFVLLELQQVADASNDQKRVRGRRGLDILNRIQANYPERIVIHPADYDDVATVDAKLVRLAQEINGTLLTNDYNLNKVASLQKVEVLNINDLAQAMRPNYLPGDYINIKILKPGKEPEQGVGYLNDGTMVVVEEGSEYVGDELTVVVTGALQTSAGRMIFARPEASVIA
- a CDS encoding DUF3318 domain-containing protein; the protein is MLNPDPEIRRLLDLMPASGRMVTKLVSRPEQSAVVDVTFPLPWHRTRPISVNFDLWGQLSRPQRDLMLLRTVAWLTSIRWFQPSIYQGLVLAGAVGTLIELSQGDAIGAVTAGGLTVLAGTQIWRGSRSPQLELEADEAALRVAQRRGYTEPEAARHLVDAIEVVAAIERRPGLDFTELLRCQNLRAIAGSSSMGVPDPMRRSLNR
- a CDS encoding pitrilysin family protein, yielding MQVTIPPSTSHPFPGLIYQLPNGLTVIHQDLPASSVVTVDVWVRAGAIAEPTPWFGMAHFLEHMIFKGTDRIQPGQFDAIIERCGGITNAATSHDYAHFFINTTAEHLPEALPLLADLLLHATIPQGEFEMERQVVLEEIRQAYDDPDWIGFQTLLAAAYPQHPYGRPILGDVDELMARSPQDMRQFHRAYYQPENMTVVIVGNLSQAEALDQVYAAFQTFPERSLVSAPTIHADPPMEAVCRQRLSLPRLEQARLMMAWVGPGVDQLQSSYGLDLLAALLAGGQSSRLVRELREERQWVQDIDSSFSLQHDSSLFTITAWLDPEHVERVEATIGDRLSELASLPITPLELNRCKRLMCNDYAFSTETASQLAGLYGYYHTIADATLAVTYPAQVKQLSPHDLQYLARQYLSPYRYASVVLLPD
- a CDS encoding pitrilysin family protein — protein: MSITQQFAHTLHTRTVNRAVLGNRMVVLAVENPAADIIACRIFIRAGGVCESPQESGISHLLSAVLTKGTDRFSAHEIADRVESVGASLGTDATADYCLLSFKTVSHDFPEVLALGSELLRSPSFPDAEVELERRLALQGLRSMQEQPFAVAQRQLRQMMYPGHPYANPILGTEATVANLSREHLQNYHHTYFRPDNIVVSITGRIAPDDAIALVDKYFGDWHLPHDHNDVLPLIHPDVPKLVPMGETSIIPEETQQTIVMVGHLTPSVHSADYLALKVLNTYLGNGLSSRLFVELREKRGLAYEVSAFYPTRLNQSQFVVYLGTAPINTATALDGLQQEVTRLMQRRLSNEELQAAKNKLLGQYALGKQTNAQLAQIFGWYETLGLGIEFDQQFQQHVASITADITQDVAQRYFTQPYVSIVGTGAAAMR
- a CDS encoding M20 family metallopeptidase, whose protein sequence is MAVPSLTPLPVHRSRIRSSIQALQPQLVDWRRTLHQQPELAFHEQRTAQVIAQQLQAWGIEHQTEVAQTGVVAVIQGDRPGPVLAIRADMDALPIQEANEVPYRSQREGVMHACGHDGHVAIALGTAFYLAQHRAQLAGTVKILFQPAEEGPGGAKPMIEAGALENPRPDAIIGLHLWNNLPLGTVGVRSGAMMAAVELFDCMIQGRGGHGAMPHQTVDALIVGAQVVNALQTIVSRNLDPLTSGVVTVGSFHAGKAHNVIAHRAELSGTVRYFDPALDGFFGKRIDDVIAGVCHSHSATYELNYWQLYPAVINDGAIADLVRSVAEQVVEPGLGVVPNCQTMGGEDMSFFLQQVPGCYFFLGSANPSLDLAYPHHHPRFDFDETALSMGVEIFIRCVERFCSSALG
- a CDS encoding pentapeptide repeat-containing protein, coding for MNRQDLIARYTAGETNFNGENLSGQNLSGADLIGIQFSRADLHSSLLIFAYLNRAKFTSSNLTGADLSGANLNQADLVGANLHDADLHGALLQGADLRSADLTLANLLNANLIDADLRNTNLSGANLSGACLRGANLREENRHYSANLRGANLRGADLRGANLTGADLARVDLRGADLSEATLRGADLRETDLAGANLKGAFLTEANLSNAILRGATLINTKLERAILTDVDMAGADARGALMPDTQLVRAHMAKVNLNAAKLSRADLSRANLRGSTLRDANLTDAYLARADLTNTDLTDASFVRAELSSTNLTNAILTGATMPDSSVHE